The genomic DNA tttagtttttgaaattaaccccgcacgtacgtgtgggtccgaacctagtattattattaaaaaggttAACATTTCTGTAAAATTACCTTATTGTTAAATAGGTAAAAAAATTATCGAATAAGTAAAATATCTTGTTCATCAAATTGGGGCTAATAACTTCTTCGATATTTCAACCTACCACTCCTCTCTCTTCTCGAGCCATGGCCCCGAAGGTACAcctctttatctctttttatctctattaaaataattatgcgttgattaatcattatatatagtACTATTTAACAATTGCTACATTACGtcaataaattgaaaatatgcAAGTAGCCATACGTACTAATCTCTTGTTTGATATTACAGAAAGCTGTGTTGCAATTGAGTATTAATCCCGAGGAGAAACTTAGGATTAAAGTGTTTGCGACCGTTTCCAAAGTTACAGGTATCTTTGTAAATGACTTTTTTCTAAATTTGCAGTATGATATAGTTggagaaatatatattatcattcaTGTAcgatgtattattattattattttttattattattataggtGTTACTTCGATAACAATAGATCATAAAACCGGGAAACTGACGATACTTGGAGATGTTGATGTACCGACTATCGTGATGAAgctaagaaaaatatgtaacacaGAGATCGTTTCGGTTGAAGGTGTTAAACCACCAGAGAAAAAGCCTGAACCGGAGAAAAAGCCTGAAGCTAAACCGGTTGAATTGATTTCGATGAATCCTCGTACATATACGATCCTCCTGCCTATGCATATGCAAATTCTTACCATCAATCAGATCCGTGTGTGGTTATGTGagttatgtattttaatattgGTAATATATATGAACACATAATAGTTAATTTTGAAGGAAGAGTGTAATTTATGAATGATAAAAAGTAATGTTAAGTTGTTAACCCATCCCATTGCAGTTAGGGAACTTTACTAGAATGGCTtagaaaagctaaaaaaaagactagaatgtcattttatttatcaaaattttaaatgacaaCTAAACCCTTTGAAAGGTgtgtgaggaaaaaaaaataacaagtatGCCATTAAAAAGCCATGCCACGTATGTGTTTCTGACACAACTGTTCGAAGTTTTTGGGAGGAAAAATTCCTGCTCAAATAATCGAAATGACGATAGACATATAATTTTCAATAgagttatataaattttggcAGACTTATTGGATAGAGTTTGATAATTAAGTAGATTAAATTGGTAGAGATAGAATAGTGATGGCAGAGATAAATTTACTTGACGGAGTTATGGTTAGCGGTAGATATATTGGGTAGATTTATTATAATGATGatagaattaatattttttgatagAGATATTAGTATAATGGTGACagatatattatgtttttgtcgGGTGGCAGATTTGTTTGACAGATTTATGTACTCTTTATGGTAGATATATAGACGGAGATAGATTTATATGACAGATATAGTTATACGCGATGGTAGATATGTCCATATTGATAGACATAACTGAAAGCGATAGAGTTATAAGTTAATGTAGTGGTAGACATATTTGTTactgaaataacaaaagttaagTAGAGTTAAGCATATAGATGTGATAgagttatttaatttatgacAGATTTATACTATTGATGTTTTAGGTCAAAATAAAGCATTTTGGAATAtgctgtgttttttttattggtttatatactattttaattgataataaTACTTAAAGACAACGTAGTGCAGTTCTTAAAGTCTTTTAAATGTGTATCATGACTATGGTTCGAAGCTTAGCGGTTGCCAAACATTGATTTTTATAGCGAATTTTGACTTGGTCGTAGCGACTAACCTCTGCCTCCTCACCGCCGTCACTATCCTCCAAAACCAGTTCAAACCAGATGGTACACATCAAAGcagattattaaaaaataacattttagaTCTTTTTTAATGTCaattacatatcaaagcagaTTCATGGCTTTGGATCTTTGTTGACGTCAATTACTATCCCCACTTCCGGCAAGAAAGATTTAAACTCATGAATCCACAActgtttccaactttttttttgccaattaAATCCGAGATCGAAGCATTTTTAAGTCGGTAAAATGGTGAATCTTTTGTAGAGGTTTAACAACATTTTCTACGGAATCTTGGGCCAATATAATCTAACAAAACAACACAGATCCGGATCCAAGAACTTACCAGATCTTGCCTAGATCTGAAAGTTAGTTCGAGTGGAGGAGACAATAGTAGAAACAAAAGCCCTCTAAATTTCAGAtctttaaatttaaacaaaataaatttgcaCAAAGATCCATCGGAGATGAAAACAAGACAAAGCCAACCACCGATGTCGGAAAAATAGCTGGCCATCAATGTTAATGGAACGAAGATCCACCGTAGACAAAGCAagaaaaaactgattttttactttttatttgttatttatttatttttcaattgtaATGGCATGATAGTAAAtaacgaaaaaacaaaatgctCTATAATCTTTTTCCAACTTATATGTGTTATTTGAGTAAAAGTTTGGTTGGATGTGTTATTTGAGTAAATGCACaacttttatgtgttgtttgagtaATTTTCTCTTGCAGTTATGCCTATgcatttttttatgttaaacttCTCTGAAGAGGTTATgtgaaagaaaactaaaatcatcTAGTAGTAATTATTGTTTCCCTGCGGTTTCATTCACGTACGTACGTAGACTATaatatctctctatatatgcTGAATTAGGAACGTGACTCTCCTCATCTAGTCTGCTGGATCATTCGCAAGCTTGTTATTATTAATAGATTTGTGGTAAATGGTTATAGTAGTAAGACTCACACGGTTCTTCAAAACCATTGCATGAAATGTTTTGTGTTCCTTGTTTTTCATACTCAGTGAGTCAGTGTTACCAAAACAATTCTTGTGAAATTAATTTGCTTGTCATATTAAAAACGCatatatcaaatctatattaaatagtcttaatttttttttaacaaaacatgactaggaaaaaattgaaaaatcttcaaaaaaattggGAGAAAACCAACATTGTTTTAAATGgtagttttttttatgaaaatatacaagtttgacacaaatttgacaattaattgctagattagcACTCCAACATATACAATAACTAGAATGACAAAATTTTTAGGTAAAAAGATTGAAAATccagaaaattttcttttttcttttaggttttttttttttaaaaacgaaaatacaatatagcatttaatattttaatttaaaaatatgataaatgagaaatataaaatgataaataatagaCTAAGAACccagaaattttgttttttataaacgaaaatacaatatagcatttaatattttgatttaaaaatatgattaatgaaaaaaataaaatgattaaaaaatatgatgtttattgttttaatataatttttaaaaataaagtatgatttaaaatataatgtataaaaataatattcaaaaaattgtttataaaaatattatgtataaagatatgatttaaaaatatgaagtttaagatatatagtttaaataagttttatttaaaatataatgtatgaaattataactaaaaaacaatgtatataaaaagtattaaaataaaatatatgaaaatatatataatataaaaatatgatgttaattttttttaatttgatttaagaaaattaaaatgtataaaatatgctttaaatgtatgattttaaaaatatgattcataatatgatttataaaaaatataattaataaaaatatgacggaaaaaatataacttcaaaaaatctgttgtcactatatttacattgtacatctaataaatctgttatcaaacacaagatttttggaagcaaataaaaaactggCATAACTTAAAAAACCCTGCCATAACATATGGTATTCACATAggtcattttagcaatttttaaaaaatattataaatctgttatcaaatgacagatttttagttaaataaaaaaatctgtcgtaacttaaaacaaatctgttatcactagaggtcaacctagtaattatttttctgtaGAAAAATTTGTCATGTTACGACAGActtttaatcaagaaaataaatctgaaataactgtAGAAAATCTGTCATATATTGTGAAAATCTGTGATGTCTTTATAAATAACTCTGtcgtgaaaaataaatctgttatcaattataaatatgttataattgtagttaaaaaaaatatgtcgtCTAAAATAATTCTGTCATGAAAAATCtgttatacaaaaataaatcggttgtgtaaaaacaaatctgtcatacacaaataaatctgtcacaactagtccagcagacttttgaaaatatttggattttctaaaaaaaaattctgggagggtaaatttgactttattttttttcctaataaaacaaaaaaatgtattttaggcaaaaaaataactcatctaactctcacattttatgagttagtttagtaattaagctcttaatttgggtcaatctagtttttctccctatttttttaatatgacgtAACTtcatcaataataattttacttagtCTAAAGTTCTTATTTTATTGAACTGCATTTTATAAAGTTCTAATAGTTTTTCATGTCCATTTACATCTTCTTGGACCAGGGCATACAGTTCAAATGCTCTTCCCAAATAGGCAACATTCGATCTCAGGGAAGCAAATAAGTCACCAGACCAAACACCACTTCGTGACACGATTCTAGTTCAAACCAGACGTACATATTAAAACAGATGACTAAAGATTAATTTATGTACCCCGCAAGTCCCaagagacaaaaataaaaaatataaaacatcaaCATTAATATCATTAAGACATTACCATCACTAGTCTTCTTTCCACATCTCTACCCAATTCTCCTTTGCCTCTTTGAGTCCGAAAACAGAGTTAGTCTTGGTCGGGTCCAGGTTTGTGGACAAGCTTCCGTACGCAATCCCAAGAGCAGACGAACCAAAGGTCACGAGTGTGGTCAAGAATGGAACCCACAAAGGCACGTCCCAGACGTGTCTATCTTTCACAACCTCGAGTATTTTCAAGATTGCCACTCCCAGGCCCAAAGGTGTTCCCACAGACACTACAATCCTTCCCATCATCCTCTCGAACACTTCTTGAGGTATCGGCGGGTCGTCGTCTTCCGGGTCCGGGTCTGGCCGGCCGGGGTTTTCAGAGCTTTTAGTAGATTGAAACCCCTTGGGTCCAGCGTGGAGCTTGGATTCCCATCTTGGTCTGTTGTTAGATATTAGGGTTTTTGGATTCTGAGGTTTAGTGTTTACAGTTGTTCTTGAGAGAGATGATAATGGTAGTAAATTGTGTGAGCACAAAAGagctctcattttttttttttttcttctacagattttctttatttatcttATCTACACATATCATATGgtttagttttatgtttattttgtttttatctttgggATATGGACTCATATGTTCATAACCACACATTTTCATACTATTTTAtccttctttatttctttttcttcttttcatgaatATAATACCGCatgttctgatttttttaagaACATGGAATGAGTCATCATAACattataaattcatttttcttcaatttataGCTTTTCATAACATTTCCTTGACACCTGCAACCAACGGAAACAAAAAGCAAAGAGGGGAAATTAACTTCTAGTGCAAGAAAGACACTGTAAAGCAATTTTCTTGAGGGTCACGTTACGTACCCTACCAGGAGACAAATAGTAATAACGCTCATTACTGTGCGGAGAGAGCACGGGAGGAGGTTGTGCCGGTGGAGAAGCGTGTAGTGCTGGCCGGAGAATAGGAGACTGACGGTAAGGTGAATTTATTGGTGACCGGAGCAGCTTAGAGATCATGATGCTCGGCGACAGAGGACTTGAGCGATAGGGAGAGATAGGAGATGCCAGCTCCGAAGCCCAAGTGGCAGTTTCCGGCGAATTTACCGATATTGGCATGTTTATTGTTATCCTATAGAAGGAGAAAGATTCAAAATCCAGTGAAAAAGACTGTAAATTGTAgtctatttttattaataaatggTGATCATACCTATTATGAAGTTCGATGTATTGGTCTGTCTCATCATATATTTCTTCCTTCAAGATTCATAAAATGGTTATTTCAGAAACATTCACAAATACAATATGTTAGTACTTCGTTAAACAATACTCATAATGATATGATAATAACATCGATTACCTGTATCAGTTCCTCCATAACATCTTCCAGAGTTATAATCCCAATGACTTCTTCATTTCCATCAGCAATATTGTCAATGTATTGAACTGGACTTTGACAAGTAGTTTCGCTGGAGTTCATCACAGGAACAACGTTGGCATCTTTATTAGGCGTTCCTGAAACAATACAAAAGAAGACATATGCATTCTCGTCTCAGTacttttatatgattttggattttatatatctctctttatatatacaagTCTCTTAACCATTGATGCTCTTGTCATGGACAGGAGTGTTAGTATTAGTATAGTTCTTGGTCCCAACAACAGCAGCCATGTGGCTTCGACCCGTTTGGAAGATGTTGAGGATGTCGTATAAAGGTAAATTCGAATTGACCCTGCTTGCAgatattgaagaaaaataagCTTTGATCTGTCTAGCTTCAAAAGCAGCTTAGTTAAGAGAGTCTATACAATTCTATACCTGGGCAGTCTTCTGATAGGGAGATCTCTGATCTGTGTCTCGTCTTCAGGACGGACTTTGATCAAGTTCTTGAcctattcaaaccaaaaaaaaaaccatttcaaaaatcattaagTGTTTCTCAAGATTACTACGTGTTACATATTTGTTGCATACTCACCAGAATAAATCCGATGATAACACTACTATTCACAGAGTAAATTGGGATTCGGCTATGGCCTTCACTTGCTATTAATCCCATTGTCTTTCTATGAAGCCCAAAGAGAAAGGATAAGAACAAACAACTATGTGGATATATCTATTTCCAAAACGCATAATTCCAAGAGAAGAACATACTCATCGAGCCTAGAATTTATGTCGAGTGAGAATATCTCAGAGACCGGTGTCATTGCGTCTTTGGCACTCTTCTGAGACATGTCCAGAGCTCCTGATATAATTGTTGTTTCATCGTGAGTCAGTTCCCCACCTTTTCCAGCCTAATTATCAGAAAGGAACACagagaaagtagaaaaaaaaagacatggaTTCACCTAACATATTGGCAGGACAATTAAAAGTTCTTGAAACAAACCTCGTTTCCGTGCATATAGACAAGTGACTTGAGCTCTGCTCGTCCTAAAAGTGTAGAATGTCTTTTTCCAAGAAGCAAATCAAGTAGCTGAGGCATTGAAAGAAGACAATTTTTAAGAATTCTTTTACCTTACAAATGATTTCATGCTAAATGATAAACTCAATTGCTTCcactaaaagtctaaaagttCCATTGATGTTAAGATGATTGATTTACCTTGCTGATAGGATAAGATAATGGAAAGAAGATTATGATAATCAACCGAACCAAAACCGATAGCTTTGCACCGATGCTCAGCCCGTACCGAGAGCATACAGCTTGAGGTATAATCTACAAGAGTTGAAAATGAATAGTAAGCTATTGTGCAAGCGTTAAAGATGAGATCAGCAGAGAAAAGCTAATTCAAATTCTGTTCACCTCGCCAAATGCAAGTATGAGAGTCACAGATATCAGGACAGCACCCCAAGCTGGAAGTAGGGAATCGACAAAGACCGGTAGAGCCTTTTAgaatttatcattaaaaaacATAGTCAGTATATACTGACTCAGAACTTTTGAGAAAGGCAAAGTGTGCACAACACAAATAAATTGTATCCACAGATATACACATAAGCTTATTACCTCCATAGCCAAAGCATTGCCTATGAGGAGAGTACACAAGAGAAGGTGCTGGTTTTTAACGAGTGGCAGAATCTTTTCTGACCATTttgttgcaatttttttttaaatggtgttAGTATGAATATGAAGTAATAAAGTATGAACAGGTCAACGGGTTAATGAAACTGACCAGCGTTTTTGCGCTCATGGGGTTCACCAGCTTTGATCATGACCTCGAGCTCGACAAGACTAAGGGACATGAGCCCAAGAGTCAATCCTGACATCAAACCTGCAAAAGCTACTAGAACAACACATACGACTAGGTACACCCAGAACATGGTCTCACAGCAAGGGACATCATTCGCTGCCATTTCTTATGTAACTAAGAAGTTTAAGACTAAACACTATGACTGTTGAGACTGAGAGAGAATGAGTTTGAGAATCATAGGAACTTAAATAGTAGCAGCGGATGACATAGTGTACCAACTGCTGCACCAGTAGAACAGAATCCAAGAACTACCCTCCAAAATTTTATACCAAAGATATAATCTCATTCTGAAAACAGCTATTACATATGGTGAAAACAAAATCCTTTTGTAAGAACACTTGCATTCACAAATCAAATTTTGGTCATCGGCCTATAAAACACAATTTTGATGTCTGATGTCCACCCTTAATATCCAATCATTGTCATATTATCATGCTTGAGTGGCCTGATAAGAAACACAAGAAAGGTTTATGCACTGATGTTGGCCAAGACAGCAAGTAAAGCTGGGAATCAAGTTCAATGCTCAGCACATAGCTGGTGTGTCAGGATTAAGTTAAGACATCTTTTTTGGTAGAGTGTGAGACCATGTTACACAAAAACAACACCCACAGGGGATATTTACACTCACTTAGATGTAAGGGGAACAACATGAAACTACTGGCATGCATTGTGAATTCACTGAGAGAGAGTGAAACTAGTGACGTCAGGAAACCTTTTTTAAGTTTCTCTTCAAAAAACACCAATACAACAAAGTAAGTTCCAACGGAGCAGGTgataaaagatcaaaaaaaaCCCTTGATGATACCAACAAGATAGCGAACGATTGACATAAAACTAAGCAAACGAGGGTTCAAAggacaacaacaataataaatatCTGTGTAAGGGGTCAAGATAAGAAATGACCTCCACCAAAAAAGAAGCTTTAAAATAGTTTAGAACAACAAAACTGAGAagctctttttaaaaaaaaaattggccaaACCCAACCAACTAATAGAAGCAAGACACAAAACTGCTTACATAATTCAAATTAGCTAAGCACAtaattgattaatcaaaatataatattgggaagaacatttttattatattcttgAGGTTCTGCTAACAAATCCTCTATATATGAATTTGATCACTCTCCACTAgcaattaatttattcatttgtCCCTTTCCAtgataatgaaaacaaaaattagcaACACTAAAAAATTTGCTGAGCTATTTCATATGAAAAATCCCTGAAACGAAAGATTAAATCACTAAAACTTGATAAAAACTCTGAACCTAGATCATACACTTCGACGAGTTGAGAAATTTGGTGCCTTGGTTGTGAGATTTGACAAACCTTGGACTTCGCAATACGTGATTTTGGCGTGTAGATGACGAACACCAGTTTAGATTGTGATGCAAAAAACCTTAGACCCCAAAAAATTTTGTGCATCACAATTCTAATTTTGGTGTTCtttgatctttctccttttacCTTTCCGGCAACTGAGCCAGTAAACGTCTCTACTAAAACCAAGAGAAGTAGGAAAACTACACGACATGTAAAAAGCCATTTTAAAACGGCAGAGTGTTTTTATCTCTAATCATCAAACAGGAGGCAGTGTTATTACCTTCTCTTAAACATGAAGCCAGTAGTATATTGACACGTGGATAAAACGAGGACGACGCCGCTTACGTTTCACCTCGCCGTCGCCGTATTTTTGGTGAACAAAATTTTTCAAttccaaaaatttcaaatcccaTTGAAGGgggaaacgaaaaaaaaaagttctcaatTAGAATTGTGTGAAACAGTGAGAAGGAGAttggagagaggagaagaaatgTCGAAGAAGAAACTTAGCGCGAACGCCATGGACGATGTCGATCGATTGTTCCAGTGTTTCAAGTGTGGTATCTCTCCGCCTGGTGAGCCTCTCctatcactctctctctctctctctcccattaATGTAATCATCTTCTTTGTTTGGTAATTTGAATTGAAAAAGTTTGGTTAACGCAATCGTTAATTGAATCTTACCTTCTTCTCTACGATGACCTGTTACTGAACATTTTGAGATCTTGTGGTATATATCACCCAACGAGTGTATAGCAATACATGAAGTTGCAATGTGAAATTGTTATTGGGAATTTTTCAGCTTCTGCTATGAGAGAAAAGAAACGGAGCAAGAAAATGTTGAATCAAGAGAATGAGTCTTCTCCTGGGACTTGTAAGAAGTTGCAGCTAAGTTCTCTGTCTAGAAAATTATCTGGAAAGGGACTGAGAAATCAGATTGATGAAGGTGGTGTCAGTCTAGACGACTCTGTTGTAAGTATCATGAACCCACTCCACTTGTCGTGTTTAAGTTGTTCTTGTGGAGTGAATTGTGAATATTTGTCATTGTCCTCAGTCTGGTGGTTCTAAGAATGTGAAAAAGAGTGTTGGAAGGCAGTTTTCACCTATTGTATTTTACGGGTCTCCTAATGGTGTTCCACCGAAAAAACCGTTGAGTTTGTTAAGGCTATTACGTGAGATACGTATTGATCTTACTGAAGAAAGGAAAGCTATCTCCAGGTGATCTATGATGAATAAGCTGGGTAGATCTTTATTTGgtctttttaaaaggttttaactCAGTGTATCATGGCATGgtcttcacaattttttttaggaaagGAGTTTGGGCTACATTTCCTAGGCAAGATGAAGCGATTAAGTTTGGGAAAAGGCATGACGATGTGCGGATTTTTAGTTATCAAGATCATTTTAGTGGCCAGAGAAGGTTTCTTGTTTCATCATATGAAGAATTCTGGAAGAGGTTCCTTTCTTTTACCTTCTTAACAAGCCAGGAAAAATTCTCTCAAgtgctttatttattttattcttctaCTTTTAGATACACATCTATGGATCCAAAGCACCGTCATCATTATGAAGTGATTCAAGAGGTATCTAGATCTCATTCTCTTATGTTGCCATGaactattttaatgtttttttgcatAGCTGCATTTAATTGCAATGGCTTTTCACTTCTCAGGGATTGCCATGCCATATGTACTTTGATTTGGAGTTCAGTCAGAAAGAAAATGAAGGTAAAGATGTCGATGAGATGGTTGATATCTTGATATCAGTCATACTAGAAGCCTTGCATGAAAAATATGCTATCGAAGGACATGAGGACTGGATTGTAGAGCTTGATTCCTCAACTAAAGGtacagttatatatatatatgctctctCAGCTGCTAGTTGAATATGTGGTGTCTTTTTGCTTCAGCTTATTTCTCTGAGCTTTGAAAATGCCAGTGACTGTAAaaatgtttttccttttatgCTTTTGAATGCAGATAAGTTCTCTCGTCATTTAATTGTCATCATTCCAAAGGTTGCCTTTAAGGACAATATACACGTTGGTGCTTTTGTCGGAGAGGTATGCTTCAATCGATATTTAACACTAAAAAGATGGTTTCGTAAAGTTGCAAGTTGGGAACCTCTGTGGGGCATGGCTCATTGTCATCTTGATGTTTCTTCAGCTATGCACACGGATAGTAAATGCGAAGGAAAAAGATGAAAGGTTGCGCAAGTTATTTGTTCACAAAGAGTCCAATGATTCGGCATCCCTACTTTTTGTGGATACTGCTGTTTACTCTAGAAACCGTTGCTTTCGTCTTGCACTATCATCAAAAGCTGGAAAGACGTCAGTTCTTCTACCTACAGGACGATTCAAATGTATGATTATGGTAAGTCCACCTTCATGCAAGTCTCTCTACTGTCTCTCACCTTCTTTTCCATGTTGCTGTCTCAGCGTCGACTTCTTGTTTTGCTTTAGAAGAGTTCATAGTAATTCCAGTATCTAACACGACCATTGGTAAACAAACAGGGTGAACAAGATATTTTCATGGCATCCTTAATCTGCAACGTGGAATCAGATTGTGAGAAGCTTTTGGTTTGCAAGATGGAATCAGACTGTATGAAGACACTTTGCTTTGACACAGAGGTATTCTTTTCATCAGTTGCCTGACAACTTGGTGCTTTTGGCTTCTAATTGTATCTTCTTTCCACATATACTTGAGGGAAGATTTCACAAATGTTTATGCCTTTAAACTGTACTCTTTGGAGCTGGCAGGTGAACAATAACAATCTTGTAAGAGGCCTAAATGCTCAGAAATTTCAATTGGAAGCTCGCACAAATGAAATGTCAACATCGTATTTCGAGGGCAAGTCCCCGTTCCCGCACCTGGACCAATTCATAGAATCCATTGCTTCCACGGGAGACGCCTCAggttaaaatttaatatttgtgcAGCATGTTTGTGTTATGGAGAGATCACA from Camelina sativa cultivar DH55 chromosome 2, Cs, whole genome shotgun sequence includes the following:
- the LOC104727899 gene encoding DNA-directed primase/polymerase protein, whose amino-acid sequence is MSKKKLSANAMDDVDRLFQCFKCGISPPASAMREKKRSKKMLNQENESSPGTCKKLQLSSLSRKLSGKGLRNQIDEGGVSLDDSVSGGSKNVKKSVGRQFSPIVFYGSPNGVPPKKPLSLLRLLREIRIDLTEERKAISRKGVWATFPRQDEAIKFGKRHDDVRIFSYQDHFSGQRRFLVSSYEEFWKRYTSMDPKHRHHYEVIQEGLPCHMYFDLEFSQKENEGKDVDEMVDILISVILEALHEKYAIEGHEDWIVELDSSTKDKFSRHLIVIIPKVAFKDNIHVGAFVGELCTRIVNAKEKDERLRKLFVHKESNDSASLLFVDTAVYSRNRCFRLALSSKAGKTSVLLPTGRFKCMIMGEQDIFMASLICNVESDCEKLLVCKMESDCMKTLCFDTEVNNNNLVRGLNAQKFQLEARTNEMSTSYFEGKSPFPHLDQFIESIASTGDASGKIRCWYWFSEDSLIVYSMLRNRYCERIGREHKSNHVMYIVDVRRGIYYQKCYDPDCRDYRSPIRPVPDSVLPEDTVYHQEDTQTLCDNLYSEGECYIDNECDPDSAASRSSWWLEAVKVADDLESKPKKTLEPHPLENYDEDDDEWGVAAEESLKQVLPQNTL
- the LOC104727882 gene encoding DUF21 domain-containing protein At5g52790 isoform X1, encoding MAANDVPCCETMFWVYLVVCVVLVAFAGLMSGLTLGLMSLSLVELEVMIKAGEPHERKNAEKILPLVKNQHLLLCTLLIGNALAMEALPVFVDSLLPAWGAVLISVTLILAFGEIIPQAVCSRYGLSIGAKLSVLVRLIIIIFFPLSYPISKLLDLLLGKRHSTLLGRAELKSLVYMHGNEAGKGGELTHDETTIISGALDMSQKSAKDAMTPVSEIFSLDINSRLDEKTMGLIASEGHSRIPIYSVNSSVIIGFILVKNLIKVRPEDETQIRDLPIRRLPRVNSNLPLYDILNIFQTGRSHMAAVVGTKNYTNTNTPVHDKSINGTPNKDANVVPVMNSSETTCQSPVQYIDNIADGNEEVIGIITLEDVMEELIQEEIYDETDQYIELHNRITINMPISVNSPETATWASELASPISPYRSSPLSPSIMISKLLRSPINSPYRQSPILRPALHASPPAQPPPVLSPHSNERYYYLSPGRVRNVTLKKIALQCLSCTRS
- the LOC104727882 gene encoding DUF21 domain-containing protein At5g52790 isoform X2, translated to MAANDVPCCETMFWVYLVVCVVLVAFAGLMSGLTLGLMSLSLVELEVMIKAGEPHERKNAEKILPLVKNQHLLLCTLLIGNALAMEALPVFVDSLLPAWGAVLISVTLILAFGEIIPQAVCSRYGLSIGAKLSVLVRLIIIIFFPLSYPISKLLDLLLGKRHSTLLGRAELKSLVYMHGNEAGKGGELTHDETTIISGALDMSQKSAKDAMTPVSEIFSLDINSRLDEKTMGLIASEGHSRIPIYSVNSSVIIGFILVKNLIKVRPEDETQIRDLPIRRLPRVNSNLPLYDILNIFQTGRSHMAAVVGTKNYTNTNTPVHDKSINGTPNKDANVVPVMNSSETTCQSPVQYIDNIADGNEEVIGIITLEDVMEELIQEEIYDETDQYIELHNRITINMPISVNSPETATWASELASPISPYRSSPLSPSIMISKLLRSPINSPYRQSPILRPALHASPPAQPPPVLSPHSNERYYYLSPGRVSRKCYEKL
- the LOC104727882 gene encoding DUF21 domain-containing protein At5g52790 isoform X3, with product MAANDVPCCETMFWVYLVVCVVLVAFAGLMSGLTLGLMSLSLVELEVMIKAGEPHERKNAEKILPLVKNQHLLLCTLLIGNALAMEALPVFVDSLLPAWGAVLISVTLILAFGEIIPQAVCSRYGLSIGAKLSVLVRLIIIIFFPLSYPISKLLDLLLGKRHSTLLGRAELKSLVYMHGNEAGKGGELTHDETTIISGALDMSQKSAKDAMTPVSEIFSLDINSRLDEKTMGLIASEGHSRIPIYSVNSSVIIGFILVKNLIKVRPEDETQIRDLPIRRLPRVNSNLPLYDILNIFQTGRSHMAAVVGTKNYTNTNTPVHDKSINGTPNKDANVVPVMNSSETTCQSPVQYIDNIADGNEEVIGIITLEDVMEELIQEEIYDETDQYIELHNRITINMPISVNSPETATWASELASPISPYRSSPLSPSIMISKLLRSPINSPYRQSPILRPALHASPPAQPPPVLSPHSNERYYYLSPGVKEML
- the LOC104727875 gene encoding uncharacterized protein PAM68-like; protein product: MRALLCSHNLLPLSSLSRTTVNTKPQNPKTLISNNRPRWESKLHAGPKGFQSTKSSENPGRPDPDPEDDDPPIPQEVFERMMGRIVVSVGTPLGLGVAILKILEVVKDRHVWDVPLWVPFLTTLVTFGSSALGIAYGSLSTNLDPTKTNSVFGLKEAKENWVEMWKED